In the Pseudonocardia cypriaca genome, one interval contains:
- a CDS encoding MSMEG_0567/sll0787 family protein, translated as MTGEVLLVGAGAPIARGSAADTASLVRNVLLVDHRAAPDVPAWRIEEADGAGRRAHTALRHRAFVAEQGLFAGTDRDAADDDPRTRVLVARAVGGAVLGGVRLGPVDPGGSDVGWWTGSRLVAAPGAPRGVGPALVRAACATAEAAGALRFDATVQDRYERMFTRLGWSRTGAAVVSGRPHAAMTWPVGRLAALARATKGPLGGLLAGMHLGGAGFVGDDGAPVPGTDVVAACDAILPSMVERDPEWAGWCGVLVNVNDLSAMGAAPLGLLDAVAGRDASFTARVLAGLRSASTAWAVPVLGGHTQLGVPAALSVTALGRTDRPVPAGGGRPGHAVRLTADLGGGWRRDHTGRQWDSTTGRTTEELRLMGSAVARTAPAAAKDVSMAGLVGTLGMLAEASGCGAVLDVAAVPRPAAATVGDWFTCFPGSAFLTADAPDRAVAPAGPATTATCGELVPGAGVALRWPDGSLTPALPGAVTGLGPATGETA; from the coding sequence GTGACCGGCGAGGTCCTGCTGGTCGGCGCCGGCGCCCCGATCGCCAGGGGCAGCGCTGCGGATACCGCATCGCTCGTGCGCAACGTCCTGCTCGTCGACCACCGGGCCGCGCCGGACGTGCCGGCGTGGCGGATCGAGGAGGCCGACGGCGCCGGGCGCCGCGCGCACACCGCGCTGAGGCACCGGGCGTTCGTCGCGGAACAGGGGTTGTTCGCCGGCACCGACCGCGACGCAGCGGACGACGATCCGCGCACCCGGGTGCTGGTGGCCCGGGCCGTGGGCGGGGCCGTGCTCGGCGGGGTCCGGTTGGGCCCGGTCGACCCGGGCGGGTCCGACGTGGGCTGGTGGACCGGCTCCCGGTTGGTGGCGGCGCCCGGCGCGCCGCGCGGGGTGGGGCCGGCGCTGGTCCGGGCGGCCTGCGCGACCGCGGAGGCGGCCGGGGCGCTGCGTTTCGACGCTACCGTCCAGGACCGCTACGAGCGGATGTTCACCCGGCTCGGCTGGAGCCGCACCGGAGCGGCGGTCGTCAGCGGGCGCCCGCACGCTGCGATGACCTGGCCGGTCGGGCGGCTCGCCGCGCTGGCCCGCGCCACCAAGGGGCCGCTGGGCGGGCTGCTCGCCGGCATGCACCTGGGCGGGGCGGGGTTCGTCGGCGACGACGGCGCGCCGGTGCCCGGCACGGACGTCGTCGCGGCGTGCGACGCGATCCTGCCGTCGATGGTCGAGCGCGACCCCGAATGGGCCGGCTGGTGCGGCGTGCTCGTGAACGTGAACGACCTGTCCGCGATGGGCGCCGCCCCGCTCGGCCTGCTCGACGCGGTGGCCGGCCGGGATGCGTCCTTCACCGCGCGGGTGCTGGCCGGGCTGCGCTCGGCGAGCACGGCATGGGCCGTGCCGGTGCTCGGCGGGCACACCCAGCTCGGCGTGCCCGCGGCCCTGTCCGTCACCGCGCTTGGCCGCACCGACCGGCCCGTGCCCGCGGGCGGTGGGCGGCCGGGGCACGCCGTGCGGCTCACCGCCGACCTCGGCGGCGGCTGGCGGCGCGACCACACCGGACGGCAGTGGGACTCGACGACCGGGCGGACCACCGAGGAGCTGCGGCTCATGGGCTCGGCCGTCGCCCGCACGGCACCGGCGGCCGCCAAGGACGTCAGCATGGCCGGGCTCGTCGGCACGCTCGGCATGCTCGCGGAGGCGAGCGGATGCGGCGCCGTGCTCGACGTCGCCGCGGTGCCCCGCCCGGCCGCGGCCACCGTCGGGGACTGGTTCACCTGCTTCCCCGGCTCGGCCTTCCTCACCGCTGACGCTCCCGACCGCGCCGTCGCCCCCGCCGGCCCGGCCACCACCGCCACGTGCGGCGAGCTGGTGCCCGGCGCAGGGGTGGCCCTGCGGTGGCCGGACGGCTCGCTCACCCCCGCCCTGCCCGGGGCGGTCACCGGGCTCGGTCCCGCGACTGGAGAAACCGCATGA
- a CDS encoding carbon-nitrogen hydrolase family protein, which produces MTTTLAAVAAPFGRDLDACFARIDELLTDARARGVQLLALPEAALGGYLADLVPPAGSPPRISTAQLPAGRTGEPPEYVQYEGRPAGTPSENLDPPISATDSRRGALGDHGVKRVLPRDALPPALDVDGPEIARLARMAGDVVVTAGFCESDGTSRYNTVVAVTGDGVLGVHRKVHQPLGESNSYAAGDRFCAFDSPVGRLGMLICYDKAFPEAARTLALDGAEIIVCVSAWPAARTAASPDLAEDRWTHRFDLFDRARALENQVVWVASNQSGTFGSLRFVCSAKVVGPGGDVLATTGVAPGMAVADVDVPAVLAGARRSMAHLRDRRPETYGVPTGV; this is translated from the coding sequence ATGACCACCACCCTCGCGGCCGTCGCCGCACCCTTCGGGCGCGATCTCGACGCCTGCTTCGCCCGCATCGACGAGCTGCTCACCGACGCCCGCGCGCGCGGCGTCCAGCTGCTCGCGCTCCCCGAGGCGGCGCTCGGCGGATACCTCGCCGACCTAGTGCCCCCCGCCGGAAGTCCGCCACGTATCTCGACGGCCCAGCTTCCCGCTGGGCGCACCGGCGAGCCGCCCGAGTATGTCCAATACGAGGGACGCCCCGCCGGCACACCCAGCGAAAACCTGGATCCGCCGATATCCGCAACGGACTCCCGGCGGGGGGCACTAGGCGATCACGGCGTCAAGCGGGTGCTGCCCCGCGACGCGCTGCCGCCCGCCCTTGACGTCGACGGGCCCGAGATCGCCAGGCTCGCCCGGATGGCAGGCGACGTGGTCGTCACCGCGGGCTTCTGCGAGTCCGACGGCACCTCGCGCTACAACACCGTCGTCGCCGTGACCGGCGACGGGGTGCTCGGCGTGCACCGCAAGGTGCACCAGCCGCTCGGGGAGTCCAACAGCTACGCCGCGGGCGACCGGTTCTGCGCGTTCGACTCTCCGGTGGGCCGGCTGGGCATGCTGATCTGCTACGACAAGGCCTTCCCCGAGGCCGCCCGCACCCTCGCCCTGGACGGGGCCGAGATCATCGTGTGCGTCTCGGCGTGGCCCGCGGCGCGCACGGCGGCGAGCCCGGACCTCGCCGAGGACCGCTGGACGCACCGCTTCGACCTGTTCGACCGCGCCCGAGCGCTGGAGAACCAGGTGGTGTGGGTGGCGTCCAACCAGTCCGGCACGTTCGGCTCGCTGCGGTTCGTGTGCAGCGCGAAGGTCGTCGGCCCCGGCGGCGACGTGCTGGCCACCACCGGCGTCGCACCCGGCATGGCCGTCGCCGATGTCGACGTGCCCGCCGTGCTCGCCGGCGCCCGCCGTTCCATGGCGCACCTGCGCGACCGCCGCCCCGAGACATACGGAGTGCCCACCGGTGTATGA
- a CDS encoding MSMEG_0569 family flavin-dependent oxidoreductase, translated as MYEQTTWGAPRVPFPSHIPVAVVGGGQAGLAMSWCLRRRGVAHVVLERKTIAHEWSDARWDSFCLVTPNWQCRLPGWPYRGDDPDGFMVRDEIVAYVRAYAASFDPPVLEHTPVDGLAAGPDGGFVLTTPAGTLSADHVVLATGGYHRPFVPAWAHRLPERIAQVHSSAYRNPQQLPAGDVLVVGTGQSGAQIAEDLHLAGRSVHLAVGRAPRIARFYRGRDMVAWLHDMGHYDMPVEQHRNGEAARLGTNHYVTGRDGGRDIDLRAFARDGMRLYGRLTGLRGGVLAFAHDLAANLDAADRVSENAKDLVDRHIAEAGLHAPTEPRYRPVWAPRPDHPAALDLDRISGVVWCTGFRSNWSWVRVPAFDGRGYPTHSRGLTSVPGLSVLGLPWLHTWGSGRFAGIARDAEYLAEHIATAVQPALAAAG; from the coding sequence GTGTATGAGCAGACCACGTGGGGCGCACCCCGGGTGCCCTTCCCCTCCCACATCCCGGTCGCCGTCGTCGGCGGTGGGCAGGCCGGCCTCGCGATGTCGTGGTGCCTGCGCCGGCGAGGGGTCGCCCACGTCGTGCTGGAGCGCAAGACGATCGCGCACGAGTGGTCCGACGCCCGCTGGGACAGCTTCTGCCTGGTCACCCCGAACTGGCAGTGCCGGCTGCCGGGCTGGCCCTACCGCGGCGACGACCCGGACGGCTTCATGGTCCGCGACGAGATCGTGGCGTACGTCCGCGCCTACGCGGCCTCGTTCGACCCGCCGGTGCTCGAGCACACCCCGGTGGACGGGCTCGCCGCCGGACCGGACGGAGGGTTCGTCCTCACGACCCCGGCCGGGACGCTCTCCGCGGATCACGTCGTGCTCGCCACCGGCGGCTACCACCGGCCCTTCGTGCCCGCCTGGGCCCACCGGCTGCCCGAGCGGATCGCGCAGGTGCACTCCTCGGCCTACCGCAACCCGCAGCAGCTCCCGGCCGGCGACGTGCTCGTGGTCGGTACCGGGCAGTCCGGCGCGCAGATCGCCGAGGACCTGCACCTCGCCGGCCGCTCCGTGCACCTCGCCGTCGGACGTGCGCCACGCATCGCGCGGTTCTACCGCGGCCGCGACATGGTGGCCTGGCTGCACGACATGGGCCACTACGACATGCCCGTCGAACAGCACCGCAACGGCGAGGCGGCGCGCCTGGGCACCAACCACTACGTCACCGGCCGCGACGGCGGGCGCGACATCGACCTGCGCGCGTTCGCCCGCGACGGCATGCGGCTCTACGGGAGGCTCACCGGTCTGCGTGGCGGGGTGCTGGCGTTCGCCCACGACCTGGCCGCCAACCTGGACGCGGCCGACCGGGTCAGCGAGAACGCCAAGGACCTGGTCGACCGGCACATCGCCGAGGCCGGACTCCACGCGCCCACCGAACCGCGGTACCGGCCGGTGTGGGCACCGCGGCCGGATCACCCAGCAGCGCTCGACCTGGACCGGATCTCCGGTGTCGTCTGGTGCACCGGCTTCCGCAGCAACTGGAGCTGGGTTCGCGTGCCCGCGTTCGACGGGCGCGGCTACCCGACCCACTCCCGCGGCCTCACCAGCGTGCCCGGCCTGTCCGTGCTCGGGCTGCCGTGGCTGCACACCTGGGGCTCGGGCCGGTTCGCCGGGATCGCCCGCGACGCGGAGTACCTCGCCGAGCACATCGCGACCGCTGTGCAGCCGGCGCTGGCGGCGGCCGGATGA
- a CDS encoding carbon-nitrogen hydrolase family protein — translation MKIAAVAAHFGRDIDQCLTKIEMIIGAAASQDVDLLVFPDATIGGYLGTFAGTDETGLPPVLTEDAPELKRVAAAAGDMVVCLGYREFGPDLPYNASVCLTGDGVLGRHRKVHQPVGEASVYRAGDRFSAFDTPVGRLGMLIDYDKTFPEAARTLAAGGALMIACLSAWPASLTNRAPRLVQDRQTRLFDLYDCARAAENQVVWVSANQTGTMGRLRFLGQSKVVGPGGEVLARTWAKAGLALTELDVAGEVARARTVLSHLAERRPETYA, via the coding sequence ATGAAGATCGCTGCGGTGGCAGCGCACTTCGGCCGCGACATCGACCAGTGCCTCACCAAGATCGAGATGATCATCGGGGCGGCGGCGTCCCAGGACGTCGACCTGCTCGTGTTCCCGGACGCGACGATCGGCGGTTACCTCGGCACCTTCGCCGGCACCGACGAGACCGGGCTGCCGCCCGTGCTCACCGAGGACGCGCCGGAGCTCAAGCGGGTGGCCGCCGCGGCCGGGGACATGGTCGTCTGCCTCGGCTATCGGGAGTTCGGCCCCGACCTGCCCTACAACGCCTCGGTGTGCCTGACCGGTGACGGCGTGCTGGGCCGGCACCGCAAGGTGCACCAGCCGGTCGGCGAGGCGAGCGTGTACCGGGCGGGCGACCGGTTCTCCGCTTTCGACACGCCGGTCGGGCGGCTGGGGATGCTGATCGACTACGACAAGACCTTCCCCGAGGCCGCCCGCACGCTGGCCGCCGGCGGCGCGCTGATGATCGCCTGCCTCTCCGCGTGGCCCGCGAGCCTCACCAACCGCGCCCCGCGGCTGGTGCAGGACCGGCAGACGCGGCTGTTCGACCTCTACGACTGCGCCCGCGCCGCGGAGAACCAGGTGGTGTGGGTCTCGGCGAACCAGACCGGCACGATGGGCCGGTTGCGGTTCCTCGGCCAGTCGAAGGTGGTCGGGCCGGGCGGGGAGGTGCTCGCCCGCACGTGGGCGAAGGCCGGGCTCGCGCTCACCGAGCTGGACGTGGCCGGCGAGGTCGCCCGTGCGCGGACGGTGCTCTCGCACCTCGCCGAGCGGCGGCCCGAGACGTACGCATGA
- a CDS encoding MSMEG_0565 family glycosyltransferase: protein MKIALLTYSTKPRGGVVHTLALAEALARAGQEVTVWSLGRGGDAAFFRPVDPAVTVRLVPFPDLPDEDVGDRILRSIAVLGAAFAGSGESYDVVHAQDCISANAVPGCIRTVHHLDTFTTPALADCHDRAVARPRTLVCVSAAVAAEVERGWGRRPTVIPNGVDAARFAAAAGPAGAAGRMRWRERLGRYVLAVGGIEPRKGTLDLVEAVALVRQACPDLALVVAGGETLFDYRDYRARVDSRAAELGVAPIVLGPVPHTDLPELVAAADVFAFPSTKEGFGLAAMEALAAGVPLVVRDLPVLREVFDGAAAFATTPRGFAGELLAAAGGGHPGRLAAGRALAARHTWDAAAAAHLDVYERTRTAEQRAGV from the coding sequence ATGAAGATCGCACTGCTGACGTACTCGACGAAGCCGCGTGGCGGGGTGGTGCACACGCTCGCGCTCGCCGAGGCGCTGGCCCGAGCCGGGCAGGAGGTCACCGTCTGGTCGCTGGGCCGCGGCGGCGACGCCGCGTTCTTCCGGCCGGTCGACCCCGCGGTGACCGTGCGGCTGGTGCCGTTCCCGGACCTGCCGGACGAGGACGTCGGCGACCGCATCCTGCGCTCGATCGCCGTCCTCGGCGCCGCGTTCGCCGGCAGCGGCGAGAGCTACGACGTCGTGCACGCGCAGGACTGCATCAGCGCCAACGCGGTGCCGGGCTGCATTCGTACCGTCCACCACCTCGACACCTTCACCACGCCTGCGCTCGCCGACTGCCACGACCGGGCGGTGGCCCGGCCGCGCACGCTCGTCTGCGTCTCGGCCGCGGTGGCCGCCGAGGTCGAGCGCGGATGGGGCCGTCGGCCCACCGTCATCCCCAACGGCGTGGACGCCGCCCGCTTCGCCGCGGCCGCAGGGCCGGCCGGGGCCGCCGGCCGCATGCGGTGGCGGGAGCGGCTCGGCCGCTACGTCCTCGCCGTGGGCGGGATCGAGCCGCGCAAGGGCACGCTGGACCTCGTCGAGGCCGTGGCGCTCGTCCGGCAGGCGTGTCCGGACCTCGCGCTGGTGGTGGCGGGCGGCGAGACGCTGTTCGACTACCGCGACTACCGAGCCCGCGTCGACTCCCGGGCCGCCGAGCTGGGCGTCGCGCCGATCGTGCTCGGCCCGGTCCCGCACACCGACCTACCGGAGCTGGTGGCCGCCGCCGACGTGTTCGCCTTCCCGTCCACCAAGGAGGGGTTCGGCCTCGCGGCGATGGAGGCCCTCGCAGCGGGCGTTCCGCTGGTCGTTCGCGACCTGCCGGTGCTCCGCGAGGTCTTCGACGGCGCCGCGGCGTTCGCCACGACCCCGCGGGGCTTCGCCGGGGAGCTGCTCGCGGCGGCGGGCGGCGGCCACCCGGGACGGCTCGCCGCCGGGAGGGCGCTCGCCGCCCGGCACACCTGGGACGCCGCAGCGGCGGCACACCTGGACGTCTACGAGCGCACTCGTACCGCCGAGCAGCGAGCCGGTGTGTGA
- a CDS encoding dihydroxy-acid dehydratase, which produces MSEPNGQDVWRPGQDCQAVATAKALGQDVDRIHGAPWGVVGTLGDSICYVGVNEKVEAVHAAMGRRISERDLPVRLLAPNYSGGISDGQRNGTPQMRYSLIGRETTNDGLSLHFEGSDIRGLVAVVACDKPPVGATAAIMERNVPAVVLSDGSIRPGTDPLTGETIDLVSCFQVAGDPDPEKRERWARNACPGYGSCGGMFTYNTMQSFIALLGLEPLHMVSPASEDPRRTEVFPEQVVDCLEIMTQRGITPRDIATPTAFRNATIVAIAMGGSTNVVLHAPEIARAAGIDFWTEVMSQQEFNQLSRTVPVLINARPFGKYSMVDIDAVGGLPVVVKELLDAGILDGSPMTCTGETLAEQVARIDPPAPDGEVVHPVSAPFKPTGGLRLLSGNVAPEGGAVLKLAGVETGIVDNRFVGRARVFNSEQDLLHALIDTPDVFADQDMVVIRYEGPRGAPGMPEMLDPTSRITTLCRQKGISIALMTDARFSGGSVGLVIGHVGPEAALGGPIALIEDGDTIVIDLDDDTLDCVELGDATTFEARAAAWQEAAAANGGQHPLVRPVTSRLLRRMRAAASPAIAGGGMATL; this is translated from the coding sequence ATGAGTGAGCCGAACGGCCAGGACGTCTGGCGGCCCGGTCAGGACTGCCAGGCCGTGGCCACCGCGAAGGCGCTGGGCCAGGACGTCGACCGGATCCACGGGGCGCCGTGGGGTGTGGTCGGCACGCTGGGCGACAGCATCTGCTACGTGGGCGTGAACGAGAAGGTCGAGGCCGTGCACGCGGCGATGGGCCGCCGAATCTCCGAGCGCGACCTACCGGTTCGCCTGCTGGCCCCCAACTACTCGGGCGGCATCTCCGACGGCCAGCGCAACGGCACGCCGCAGATGCGGTACTCGCTCATCGGCCGCGAGACCACGAACGACGGCCTGTCCCTGCACTTCGAGGGAAGCGACATCCGCGGCCTGGTCGCGGTCGTCGCGTGCGACAAGCCGCCGGTCGGCGCCACCGCGGCGATCATGGAGCGCAACGTGCCCGCGGTGGTGCTGTCGGACGGCTCGATCCGCCCCGGCACCGACCCGCTCACCGGCGAGACGATCGACCTGGTGAGCTGCTTCCAGGTGGCGGGTGACCCGGACCCGGAGAAGCGCGAGCGCTGGGCCCGCAACGCCTGCCCCGGCTACGGCAGCTGCGGCGGCATGTTCACCTACAACACGATGCAGTCGTTCATCGCCCTGCTGGGGCTCGAACCGCTGCACATGGTGTCGCCAGCGTCCGAGGACCCGCGGCGCACCGAGGTGTTCCCCGAGCAGGTCGTCGACTGCCTGGAGATCATGACGCAGCGCGGGATCACACCGCGCGACATCGCCACCCCCACCGCGTTCCGCAACGCCACGATCGTCGCCATCGCGATGGGCGGCTCGACCAACGTGGTGCTGCACGCTCCGGAGATCGCGCGCGCCGCGGGCATCGACTTCTGGACCGAGGTGATGTCCCAGCAGGAGTTCAACCAGCTCTCCCGCACGGTGCCGGTGCTGATCAACGCACGCCCGTTCGGGAAGTACAGCATGGTCGACATCGACGCCGTCGGCGGTCTCCCGGTCGTGGTCAAGGAGCTGCTCGACGCCGGCATCCTCGACGGCTCGCCGATGACGTGCACGGGCGAGACGCTCGCCGAGCAGGTCGCCCGGATCGACCCGCCCGCGCCGGACGGAGAGGTCGTCCACCCGGTTTCGGCGCCGTTCAAGCCGACCGGCGGGCTGCGCCTGCTGTCGGGCAACGTGGCCCCCGAGGGCGGCGCGGTGCTCAAGCTCGCCGGCGTGGAGACCGGGATCGTGGACAACCGGTTCGTCGGCCGGGCGCGGGTGTTCAACAGCGAGCAGGACCTGCTGCACGCCCTCATCGACACCCCGGACGTGTTCGCCGACCAGGACATGGTCGTGATCCGCTACGAGGGGCCGCGCGGCGCACCGGGCATGCCGGAGATGCTCGACCCGACGTCCCGGATCACCACGCTGTGCCGGCAGAAGGGCATCTCGATCGCCCTGATGACCGACGCCCGTTTCTCCGGCGGCTCGGTCGGCCTGGTGATCGGCCACGTCGGTCCGGAGGCGGCACTGGGCGGACCGATCGCCCTGATCGAGGACGGCGACACGATCGTCATCGATCTCGACGACGACACCCTCGACTGCGTCGAGCTGGGCGACGCCACGACGTTCGAGGCGCGCGCGGCCGCGTGGCAGGAGGCGGCGGCGGCGAACGGCGGCCAGCACCCGCTGGTGCGGCCGGTGACGTCACGGTTGCTGCGCCGCATGCGCGCGGCCGCGTCGCCCGCCATCGCCGGTGGCGGCATGGCGACCCTGTAA
- a CDS encoding antibiotic biosynthesis monooxygenase family protein yields MTSPETTITVTASTDEVTLVNVFTVEPQRQDELVAALERATTAVFATTPGFISANLHASLDGTRVINYAQWASERAYKAAMQLPDVREHIVESAALATSYDPTLVQVRAIHHRRQN; encoded by the coding sequence ATGACCAGCCCGGAAACCACGATCACCGTGACCGCGAGTACTGACGAGGTGACCCTGGTCAACGTCTTCACCGTCGAGCCGCAGCGTCAGGACGAGCTCGTCGCCGCTCTCGAACGCGCCACGACCGCCGTCTTCGCGACGACGCCCGGCTTCATCTCCGCGAACCTGCACGCGAGCCTGGACGGCACGCGTGTCATCAACTACGCCCAGTGGGCCAGCGAGCGCGCCTACAAGGCCGCGATGCAGCTCCCGGACGTGCGCGAGCACATCGTCGAGTCGGCGGCGCTCGCCACGTCGTACGACCCGACGCTCGTGCAGGTTCGCGCGATCCACCACCGGCGCCAGAACTGA
- a CDS encoding MarR family winged helix-turn-helix transcriptional regulator: MEDVAPAGELPDVTERLGYRLKRAAAALRSAMDKALREHGLTVPQYATLELLDQQPGLSNAQLARGAFVTRQSMNVVLRGLVDSGLVSRPSTAEHGRALPALLTPEGRRRLAGARAAVYAIDQRITDVVPGHRLGDLLADLDHMAEAVGEAGPVPVFGQDER; this comes from the coding sequence ATGGAAGATGTGGCACCGGCCGGCGAGCTCCCGGACGTCACGGAGCGCTTGGGGTACCGCCTCAAACGCGCCGCCGCGGCGCTCCGCTCCGCGATGGACAAGGCGCTGCGGGAGCACGGGCTGACGGTTCCGCAGTACGCCACCCTCGAGCTGCTCGACCAGCAGCCAGGCCTGTCCAACGCCCAGCTCGCGCGGGGCGCCTTCGTCACCCGGCAGTCCATGAACGTCGTGCTCCGCGGCCTGGTGGACAGCGGGCTCGTGTCCCGACCGAGTACCGCTGAACACGGCCGCGCCCTGCCGGCTCTGCTGACGCCCGAGGGGCGCCGACGGCTCGCCGGCGCCCGCGCGGCGGTGTACGCCATCGACCAGCGGATCACCGACGTGGTTCCCGGGCACCGCCTCGGCGACCTGCTCGCTGACCTCGACCACATGGCGGAGGCGGTGGGCGAGGCCGGACCGGTGCCGGTGTTCGGCCAGGACGAGCGATGA
- a CDS encoding SDR family oxidoreductase, whose protein sequence is MTTQGKVVAITGASSGIGEATARHLAALGAPVVLGARRTDRLDRLVAEIEAAGGEAVAVRVDVTEPGDLRSLVDVAVERFGRLDVLVGNAGVTRISTVADLDVEGWSAMVDVNVKGVLHGIAAALPVFRRQGSGHLVTVVSTSGLKIVPTQAVYAGTKNAVRTLLEGLRQESTDGVLRTTSISPGYVRTELIDNAVDDPAVREEVKRNMADLGIDPTAVARAIAFAIDQPDDVEIGDLTIRPTRQG, encoded by the coding sequence ATGACCACCCAGGGCAAGGTCGTCGCCATCACCGGCGCCAGCAGCGGGATCGGTGAGGCGACGGCTCGCCACCTCGCCGCGCTCGGCGCACCCGTCGTCCTCGGCGCCCGCCGCACCGACCGGCTCGACCGCCTGGTCGCCGAGATCGAGGCCGCAGGAGGCGAAGCGGTCGCCGTTCGCGTGGACGTCACCGAGCCCGGCGACCTCCGGTCGCTCGTCGACGTCGCGGTGGAGCGCTTCGGCCGCCTGGACGTCCTGGTGGGCAACGCCGGGGTGACCAGGATCAGCACCGTCGCCGACCTGGACGTCGAGGGCTGGTCGGCGATGGTCGACGTGAACGTCAAGGGGGTCCTGCACGGGATCGCGGCGGCGCTGCCGGTGTTCCGCCGCCAGGGCAGTGGCCACCTCGTCACCGTCGTCTCGACGTCCGGCCTGAAGATCGTGCCCACCCAGGCGGTGTACGCCGGGACGAAGAACGCGGTGCGCACCCTCCTGGAAGGCCTGCGGCAGGAGAGCACGGACGGGGTCCTCCGGACGACGTCGATCTCCCCTGGCTACGTCCGCACCGAGCTCATCGACAACGCCGTCGACGATCCGGCCGTCCGTGAGGAGGTCAAGCGGAACATGGCCGATCTGGGCATCGACCCCACGGCAGTGGCCCGGGCGATCGCGTTCGCGATCGACCAGCCCGACGACGTCGAGATCGGGGATCTGACCATCCGGCCGACCCGCCAGGGCTAG
- a CDS encoding TetR/AcrR family transcriptional regulator, protein MSDSVKGRRADAQRNRERILQAARELVHEPGELKLNAVAKACGVGQGTLYRHFPTREDLLAEVYRREMDELVAAAPRLLETHEPLDALAAWFDRVAAYARVKRDVFAAVEAGIWRDLAAHSLGPIGEAVELLLAACREAGSVRVDAEARDVIVLISWLSRLDDAELDARGPRLLAIIVDGLRARRP, encoded by the coding sequence GTGTCCGATTCAGTCAAGGGGCGGCGTGCGGACGCGCAGCGCAACCGCGAGCGGATCTTGCAAGCGGCCCGCGAGCTCGTGCACGAGCCGGGAGAGCTGAAGCTCAACGCGGTCGCGAAGGCCTGCGGCGTCGGACAGGGCACCCTCTACCGGCACTTCCCGACGCGGGAGGACCTCCTCGCCGAGGTGTACCGCCGGGAGATGGACGAGCTGGTCGCCGCGGCTCCGCGGCTGCTGGAGACCCACGAGCCGCTGGACGCGTTGGCGGCGTGGTTCGACCGGGTCGCCGCGTACGCCCGGGTCAAGCGCGACGTGTTCGCCGCCGTCGAGGCGGGCATCTGGCGCGACCTCGCCGCCCACAGCCTCGGCCCGATCGGCGAGGCGGTGGAACTGCTGCTGGCCGCCTGTCGCGAGGCCGGCAGCGTGCGCGTCGACGCCGAGGCCCGCGACGTCATCGTGCTCATCAGCTGGTTGTCACGGCTGGACGACGCCGAGCTCGACGCGCGGGGGCCGCGGTTGCTGGCGATCATCGTCGACGGCCTTCGCGCGCGTCGCCCCTGA
- a CDS encoding VOC family protein: protein MRIKWQVVTFDAADIEAESAFWAGVLDGEVDRDGDWHMVMVGGEPRIGVQLAPDHVPPDWPNGAPPQQIHLDLWVEDFPSAHEAVTALGARVLKEVSPGGDFQVYADPAGHPFCLCWTVDQSAASAN, encoded by the coding sequence ATGCGGATCAAGTGGCAGGTCGTCACCTTCGACGCGGCGGACATCGAGGCCGAGAGCGCATTCTGGGCCGGGGTCCTCGACGGAGAAGTCGACCGCGACGGTGACTGGCACATGGTGATGGTCGGCGGGGAACCTCGGATCGGTGTACAGCTGGCGCCCGATCACGTCCCCCCGGACTGGCCGAACGGTGCGCCGCCGCAACAGATCCACCTCGACCTGTGGGTCGAGGACTTCCCGTCGGCCCATGAGGCGGTCACGGCCCTGGGCGCCCGCGTCCTGAAAGAGGTCTCGCCGGGCGGTGACTTCCAGGTCTACGCCGACCCTGCCGGCCACCCCTTCTGCCTCTGTTGGACGGTGGATCAGTCAGCCGCCTCCGCGAACTGA